The proteins below come from a single Oncorhynchus keta strain PuntledgeMale-10-30-2019 chromosome 32, Oket_V2, whole genome shotgun sequence genomic window:
- the LOC118365417 gene encoding angiopoietin-related protein 2-like, whose amino-acid sequence MEKQLTIGLFLLLGLLLVMTEVGGRKEESQKRLSRSSELKAGRCSYTFIVPQQKLKGALCVSTESTTGAANHSEVTALRGELNHQQEQLEKLRGQLEQEGALVMEVRALRKESGSMNSRIAQLYAQLLHEVMYKKDQVVKQRRVENLLLNATAQMLQISTSYRELEKKYGALTSMMSNQSQLIARLEKLCQATKNTTPPPQMTSEPLSIQSSGPLNDSSESNAMANDVQRDQGAPPLQPQEEREPLQGTKVLPTTKADTPTDAPFISFPVTKTPGPWRDCQHVLDSGETTNGIYLLRPQSANRLLQAWCEQTKAQGGWTVIQRRQDGSVNFFRTWEQYKQGFGNLDGEYWLGLEHLYWLTKQAHYKLRMAMEDWQGRQVFAEYDSFRLEPESDWYRLRLGKYQGNAGDSMSWHNDKAFTTLDKDKDAYSGNCAHFQKGGWWYHMCAHSNLNGVWYRGGHYRSRYQDGVYWAEFHGGSYSLKTVTMMIKPT is encoded by the exons ATGGAGAAGCAGCTGACTATTGGCCTGTTTCTGTTGCTGGGGCTCCTCCTAGTCATGACTGAGGTGGGGGGGCGGAAGGAAGAGTCCCAAAAGCGCCTTTCCCGCTCCTCAGAGCTAAAAGCAGGCCGCTGCTCCTACACATTCATTGTTCCCCAGCAAAAACTGAAGGGGGCGCTGTGCGTGAGCACCGAGTCTACCACCGGCGCCGCCAACCACTCAGAGGTAACGGCTCTGCGGGGGGAGTTGAACCATCAGCAGGAACAGCTGGAGAAGCTGAGAGGCCAGCTGGAGCAGGAGGGCGCCCTGGTTATGGAGGTACGGGCGCTACGGAAAGAGAGTGGCAGCATGAACTCCCGCATCGCCCAGCTCTATGCCCAGCTGCTGCACGAGGTTATGTACAAGAAGGACCAGGTGGTCAAACAGAGGCGGGTCGAGAACCTACTGCTCAACGCCACCGCACAG ATGCTGCAGATCTCCACTAGTTACAGGGAGCTAGAGAAGAAGTATGGAGCCCTCACCTCCATGATGAGCAACCAGAGTCAGCTCATCGCCCGGCTGGAGAAGCTGTGCCAGGCCACCAAGAACACTACCCCACCTCCACAG ATGACCTCTGAACCCCTGAGTATCCAGTCCAGTGGGCCCCTGAATGACAGCTCAGAGTCCAATGCGATGGCTAATGATGTTCAGAGAGACCAGGGCGCCCCTCCACTACagccacaggaggagagagaacccCTGCAGGGGACAAAGGTGCTCCCCACCACCAAGGCTGACACCCCTACCGACGCCCCCTTCATAAGCTTCCCTGTCACTAAGACCCCAG GACCCTGGAGGGACTGCCAGCATGTGCTGGACTCGGGCGAGACCACCAATGGGATCTACCTGCTGCGCCCACAGAGCGCCAACCGGCTTCTGCAGGCCTGGTGTGAACAGACCAAGGCCCAGGGAGGCTGGACCGTCATCCAGAGGAGACAGGACGGATCAGTCAACTTCTTCAGGACCTGGGAGCAGTACAAG CAAGGCTTTGGGAACCTGGATGGAGAGTACTGGCTGGGTCTGGAGCACCTCTACTGGCTGACCAAGCAGGCCCACTACAAGCTTCGGATGGCCATGGAGGACTGGCAGGGCCGCCAGGTGTTTGCAGAGTATGACAGCTTCCGCCTGGAGCCTGAGAGCGACTGGTACCGTCTGAGGCTGGGGAAATACCAAGGCAACGCCGGAGACTCAATGTCCTGGCACAATGACAAAGCCTTTACAACTCTGGACAAGGATAAGGATGCTTATTCAG GGAACTGTGCCCACTTCCAGAAGGGGGGCTGGTGGTACCACATGTGTGCCCACTCCAACTTAAACGGCGTGTGGTATCGAGGGGGTCACTACCGCAGCCGCTACCAGGACGGGGTTTACTGGGCAGAGTTCCATGGGGGCTCCTACTCCCTCAAGACGGTCACCATGATGATCAAACCCACCTAA
- the icam5 gene encoding intercellular adhesion molecule 5, with amino-acid sequence MISLQRMLGLMLMLLHGVVTFPLELNSPRVVVRYGDSVSVNCSTSSTDHDGMGWEATFGGTSLEQDVNVVTWTVDNLTDWTIEPKCYINLIDGKQPSTVLPVILYKTPDRVSISVLNHSGPMVEGTQYQLQCDIQNIAPLQNLVVKWYKGNEFLDNVTYSHVSKRPEDVSATLMISPSRDDDRDQYRCRAELDLGPEGPQPHPTVTSEPLSITVHYAPEFLPGNDTVEVSAGSDVSLDCSAEGNPPPELRWTNNISEGNANETTVGRLRTLNISRVTANATYNCTVTNRLGSITKQIHVLVDVPPQQHPTMFSTAPSTPETMTTLPGTAKPKVVTFPLELNPPRVVVRYGDSVSVNCSTSSTDHDGMGWEATFGGTGLEQDVTFVTWTVDNLTDWTIEPKCYINLIHGEQPSTVLPVILYKTPDRVSISVLNHSGPMVEGTQYQLQCDIQNIAPLQNLVVKWYKGNEFLDNVIYSNVSKTPVDVSATLMISPSRDDDGDQYRCRAELDLGPEGPQPHPTVTSEPLSITVHYAPEFLPGNDTVEVSAGSDVSLNCSAEGNPPPEMKWNYTAARNVKLSTEGRQRTVRITTATFTNAGIYICTATNIVGTATRTTTLLTMKGGSSSIIYIIWVIVFVSLVIVLVVLIVFCMMKKRQGHYDFIPVNQPNNIPMMPMSTTGEGNHDPEGYPTKV; translated from the exons ATGATCTCACTCCAGAGGATGTTGGGCCTCATGCTCATGCTGTTACATGGAG TAGTTACCTTTCCTCTTGAGCTCAACTCTCCCAGAGTGGTGGTGAGATATGGAGACTCAGTCTCAGTCAACTGCAGCACATCATCCACAGACCATGATGGGATGGGCTGGGAGGCCACATTCGGAGGTACAAGTTTAGAACAAGATGTCAACGTTGTCACCTGGACTGTGGATAACCTTACTGATTGGACAATAGAACCCAAATGCTACATCAATCTCATTGATGGCAAACAACCCTCAACAGTACTTCCAGTCATTCTCTACA AGACTCCAGACAGAGTCTCCATCTCTGTTCTGAACCACTCTGGTCCAATGGTGGAGGGGACACAGTACCAGCTGCAGTGTGACATTCAGAACATCGCTCCTCTACAGAACCTGGTCGTGAAGTGGTACAAAGGGAATGAATTCTTAGATAAtgtaacttacagtcacgtcagtAAGAGACCAGAGGATGTGTCAGCTACTCTGATGATCAGCCCCAGTAGAGATGATGATCGAGATCAGTATAGATGTAGAGCAGAACTGGACCTGGGACCAGAGGGACCACAACCCCATCCTACAGTGACATCAGAACCTCTCAGCATTACTGTTCACT ATGCTCCTGAGTTCCTTCCAGGAAATGACACGGTGGAGGTGAGTGCAGGCAGTGATGTGTCTCTGGACTGCAGTGCTGAGGGGAACCCTCCTCCTGAGCTGAGGTGGACCAACAACATTTCAGAGGGAAATGCCAATGAGACCACTGTGGGGCGCCTGCGTACTCTCAATATCTCCAGAGTAACAGCTAATGCAACTTACAACTGCACAGTCACAAATAGACTGGGCTCCATCACCAAGCAGATACATGTCTTAGTAGATGTACCTCCACAACAACACCCAACGATGTTCTCCACAGCACCTTCAACTCCAGAAACTATGACCACCCTTCCAGGAACAGCCAAGCCAAAAG TAGTTACCTTTCCTCTTGAGCTCAACCCTCCCAGAGTGGTGGTGAGATATGGAGACTCAGTCTCAGTCAACTGCAGCACATCATCCACAGACCATGATGGGATGGGCTGGGAGGCCACATTCGGAGGTACAGGTTTAGAACAAGATGTCACCTTTGTCACCTGGACTGTGGATAACCTTACTGATTGGACAATAGAACCCAAATGCTACATCAATCTCATTCATGGCGAACAACCCTCAACAGTACTTCCAGTCATTCTCTACA agacTCCAGACAGAGTCTCCATCTCTGTTCTGAACCACTCTGGTCCCATGGTGGAGGGGACACAGTACCAGCTGCAGTGTGACATTCAGAACATCGCTCCTCTACAGAACCTGGTTGTGAAGTGGTACAAAGGGAATGAATTCTTAGATAATGTAATTTACAGTAACGTCAGTAAGACACCAGTGGATGTGTCAGCTACTCTGATGATCAGCCCCAgtagagatgatgatggagatcAGTATAGATGTAGAGCAGAACTGGACCTGGGACCAGAGGGACCACAACCCCATCCTACAGTGACATCAGAACCTCTCAGCATTACTGTTCACT ACGCTCCTGAGTTCCTTCCAGGAAATGACACGGTGGAAGTGAGTGCAGGCAGTGATGTGTCTCTGAACTGCAGTGCTGAGGGGAACCCTCCTCCTGAGATGAAGTGGAACTACACCGCTGCACGCAATGTGAAGTTGTCCACTGAGGGGCGCCAGAGGACTGTTAGAATCACCACAGCTACGTTTACCAACGCTGGGATCTACATCTGCACTGCCACGAATATAGTTGGGACGGCCACCAGAACAACAACATTATTAACTATGAAAG GTGGCTCCTCGAGTATAATTTATATAATTTGGGTGATTGTATTTGTTTCCCTGGTCATTGTCCTGGTAGTCCTGATAGTCTTCTGTATGATGAAGAAAAGACAAGGACATTATGATTTCATACCAGTCAACCAGCCAAACAACATTCCAATGATGCCAATGTCTACAACAGGGGAAGGCAACCATGATCCAGAGGGGTATCCTACGAAGGTTTGA